The following coding sequences are from one Paenibacillus sp. FSL R5-0912 window:
- a CDS encoding chitobiase/beta-hexosaminidase C-terminal domain-containing protein yields MALKRKSIIGYLIALAVVVVAAVAGGIMAKADPQTWDSQADVKWYVPTNDTFKINNAKELAGVAKLVNEGTGNGLQGKIMEITTNLNLSDYQWVPIGTAEHPFRGTLITEGGLMKRISGMNVVENLSYQGLVGNMEGGTIGGLIFDTGSITVTGVTYDVYAGSAVGKMSGSSIVFDITNNISISTHASPYRSFTGGIVGMGEGMISNSINNGTITAQGSADIGGILGYGTSRGIIIKKVVNNGAILAQGTDSAVLTAGGIAGHTTGPLSLSDEDTPIINNASVTIAGGNQVVAGGIAGKVGNTVVFSNMTTNKGAVTINAPAAEGSAAGALVGATGTVVSPEVGITFVNTAPVVNNGGKNVYTGGVAGYTVSKFTWTHAYINTQPITATGTQNVFTGGFVGYAAGGLVTSNATAAAFENTALISVNGGTAVYTGGIAGYDAGGNMSQASSKGALNVKGTADVYTGGIVGYEAGGMITSSVTGKTADDLLAITSDGTTGGIAGYLEGTLNDSSVKYATLQVTSAGGVAGGIAGNAQGTMNNITAGDASSASYSTLILKAVVAAPGDGQDNITFGGLVGVNTKPLVLTDGKVARISFLNEAGTSGYTIGGAAGKLTADAVIGTVAVPAEVQDLLVELKADKVSFGGGAGNNSAAQFNGHTSRTEIKATGASVKAGGMFGENHSAAAAPFNHAENVVITSTGADNVLGGNTGLNTGQLVNATVTQLSIEANGVRAEAGGIAGHSEGPAAPADRAGMKSAVLNVPGYDPMITLTAVESKAGAIVGAAKTTDINNPEVNAADDAQAFIQAQAAKPSVGGLAGTLENSVIYSDSKLVNLENMLILVAPAATDAYIGGIVGYNDASKLDRLVGTTVNLTINAPRATAGGVAGYNHGSSSGIIVNSYISALNLKANAGAVSSYIGGIVGLNDAQTIDPVLNPATAVSTIQNTRTLGTVSAVSPTSIVGGMVGENRTLIANNSITDKITVISRGNSSIIGGLAGVNTATGTLYYTYSNANLTIEGVGTLGGGLVGENAGAVLGSYVDIDVTGNATGTASGSVYLGGLIGRNTAGTVEQSYTSSKVTANGVYTNVGGLVGEHSGGTIKNSYVAKSVAAAKANSYVGGFIGRITNGKVNNVYSAAQVTAGSGAYAGGFAGRYDNASKELLYKSYYIKDEALNINSDLPDFAEGNHRWLNVHVRLTTILSETLKDRTVFPGLSGWDFEGAWKYGSLNAVYQYPEVNRAANTGGDIGNDVNANINWYMKDKDAISFQITTEAELAGLAAIVNGTIAGADKFDFTDRTVTIMNPIHIQSKQWVPIGNKVINPFEGTFEGNNHLIDGLTLQPVYTHSGLFGVIGTKAIVQNINLEPLSVAGNQYTGVLAGMNLGTVNNVDLKLLGGVKVSGGIVGGMIGSNSGSITGLHLTLDGGSRIETVADHGVAGGLIGENTADFTTGTYTIKDIDGSTGSAADHAIVGGLIGVQTGDVTGLEHEVNSRYRVSATGMESTVGGLIGQFTSGQAKDITLSFADGTLEARGLGSILGGIIGQSDAGNSISNITVTGFGSGVQLTANGTAGGVVGVKEGKLGGMLARSIDPGNSFDIEHAAVEGVKLSTAGDSLKAVIGGIAGSAVHTAIHDVRFNASLQAAGEAITAGGILGESVNSILYHADASPDLQVAAKNGDAVVGGIAGMVSADDIDQGFDFGKAYPLYSGIYIAKVQSGKITVTGADNSADLYVGGVAGKNDNASIYSSEVASGLNVTGGNTVNAGGVAGYSSGIIVDTIVKTGLHADTSRVYNTGGLVGWGSGGEIHYSKVIAGSGQALTVGTALTLGQSVPATHAGGVIGMGDTVKITYTHTDIPVQITDTNQDNTIYAGGFAGLLGDNGTLAGQIQKSYAAGKQNVSGRLGSYVGGFAGSVDHYSISDSYASGDISNTGFDTRSGGFAAAVERSGSISNSYALQNKISTVGVKSSTRSYNGGFAGYNDGTLTGVYANVPEISVNVAGNNVSTGALVGYNFRDGKISGSSYTTGTLTSGLKAIGHNAGAAAGAVSSAAVNPLSSGTWIMDYDTSFLNDLTDGTITVQTPLQLSGAVMFYNETGLNYYKLFNRTADDKPELITILLGADINLAGSTWTAFDSFKGVFDGQGHTISGLSLNTSEQQTAGFIKENHGQLLNVNFTGAEISGAVNSGIAAGINYADAVIRKVNVSGSVAGSATAGGAAGVNQGLIEKAANDGVTLSGQGRKGGIAGRNAGLIHQAVSKGNIDVTATLATGGIAGENSAEGIITESMSYSDIHVASAQAIAGGISGLNAGEIKNSYSAGTIYAEGMSTAWAGGIAGLAESGAITSSLNTGEVKAGVKGKILPLQAFFGGIAGQKSDHATISQSLFNRQMLKNNIAFYNLAGQAVAGNSSSAMGLLGTELTRKNLPAGLDAGIWTAQNTFYPVLLAFNGTDEGTLASAAVILNPQDLINRVGSGFSLSGSGALVWSADPSKADVNGAAGSLKQGGSAVLKATAGGQSRSITVNAAALQYPGSAVVPTATSEDKNFTSEVKVELATGEQGGSIYYTLDGTNPTEASMLYNGAIVLKSTSTVKAITIVPGKEYSPAATWTWTLVVPNPGPGSGPGSGGPGPVVPAPSPTPKPATPVITAIAGGSTVNGDSEAPVKITKNSKLKLTAPEGQTIYYTTDGSTPTLNSMKYTGELLITKTMTIKATTDKDDTVTTIEYVVENAKYSLKSNAGEIKYIAAYPNGLFMPNAAITRYELIQSLAPLLDMEEVNVGNLFNDVSAGNEALTGFFASAGIIEGYPDGGFGGAKGLTRAEFSKIMTTVLKLDVTDTGVTKQSDLKGHWSENYVNALSKAGYVQGFPDGTFKPGSPITRAQAVVLINRIAGTKKLTVTAVRFKDLQATHWAYKDIMSVVQ; encoded by the coding sequence ATGGCTTTGAAGCGGAAATCAATTATAGGGTATTTAATAGCGCTGGCAGTGGTTGTCGTTGCGGCAGTTGCGGGCGGAATCATGGCTAAGGCTGATCCGCAGACCTGGGACAGCCAAGCGGATGTCAAATGGTATGTACCAACTAATGATACCTTCAAAATTAACAATGCAAAGGAACTTGCAGGTGTTGCCAAGCTGGTCAACGAAGGCACGGGTAACGGCCTGCAAGGGAAAATCATGGAAATTACTACCAACTTGAATCTCTCTGACTATCAGTGGGTGCCGATAGGTACGGCTGAGCATCCATTCCGGGGAACATTGATCACAGAAGGCGGGTTGATGAAGAGAATATCCGGGATGAATGTAGTAGAGAATCTTTCATACCAGGGATTGGTAGGTAACATGGAGGGCGGTACTATAGGCGGCCTAATCTTTGACACAGGCTCCATCACTGTCACAGGTGTAACCTATGATGTATATGCAGGCTCCGCAGTAGGTAAAATGAGCGGCAGCAGCATCGTTTTCGATATTACCAACAATATCAGCATCAGCACTCACGCTTCTCCGTACCGCTCCTTCACGGGCGGAATTGTCGGAATGGGCGAAGGTATGATCTCTAACTCTATCAACAACGGAACCATTACAGCGCAAGGCTCAGCTGATATCGGCGGGATCCTGGGCTATGGCACATCCAGAGGCATCATCATCAAAAAAGTGGTCAATAATGGAGCAATTCTCGCACAAGGTACTGACAGTGCCGTTCTCACCGCAGGCGGGATTGCAGGTCATACTACAGGACCGCTTAGTCTGAGTGATGAAGACACTCCAATCATCAATAATGCTTCTGTCACCATCGCTGGCGGAAACCAGGTTGTGGCAGGCGGAATTGCCGGTAAAGTGGGCAATACCGTAGTATTCTCTAACATGACTACCAACAAGGGTGCAGTTACGATTAATGCACCTGCAGCAGAAGGCTCGGCAGCCGGGGCACTGGTGGGTGCGACAGGAACGGTAGTCAGTCCGGAGGTTGGGATTACGTTCGTAAATACCGCTCCGGTTGTCAATAACGGCGGGAAGAATGTATACACAGGAGGAGTTGCCGGTTACACCGTTAGCAAATTCACCTGGACACATGCTTACATCAACACGCAGCCGATTACAGCTACAGGTACACAAAATGTATTTACTGGCGGATTTGTAGGATATGCTGCAGGCGGACTGGTAACGAGCAACGCCACAGCAGCAGCGTTTGAGAATACAGCGCTTATCTCTGTTAACGGGGGAACCGCAGTATACACCGGTGGGATTGCGGGTTATGATGCCGGCGGGAATATGAGCCAGGCTTCCTCCAAAGGTGCTCTGAATGTAAAAGGTACAGCGGATGTATACACCGGCGGTATCGTAGGGTATGAAGCCGGCGGAATGATTACATCCTCAGTAACCGGCAAAACCGCAGACGATCTTCTGGCGATAACTTCAGATGGCACGACCGGGGGAATCGCCGGCTATCTGGAAGGTACCTTGAATGATTCTTCTGTTAAATATGCAACACTGCAGGTAACTTCTGCAGGCGGGGTTGCCGGCGGAATTGCCGGCAACGCGCAAGGAACCATGAACAACATCACTGCCGGAGATGCTTCCTCGGCAAGCTACAGCACGTTAATTCTGAAAGCTGTGGTGGCCGCTCCGGGAGACGGCCAGGATAACATCACGTTCGGCGGACTTGTAGGCGTGAACACTAAGCCTCTGGTTCTGACTGACGGTAAGGTTGCCCGGATCAGCTTCCTGAATGAAGCCGGCACAAGCGGATATACCATCGGCGGCGCAGCCGGTAAGCTTACTGCGGATGCGGTAATCGGCACTGTCGCCGTGCCTGCGGAAGTACAGGATTTGCTGGTTGAACTGAAGGCCGACAAGGTCAGCTTCGGCGGTGGCGCAGGGAATAACTCGGCTGCCCAGTTCAACGGACACACGAGCCGTACTGAAATCAAGGCTACAGGTGCTTCGGTAAAAGCTGGCGGAATGTTCGGTGAGAACCATTCGGCAGCAGCGGCTCCGTTCAATCATGCGGAGAATGTAGTCATCACTTCAACGGGTGCGGATAACGTGCTCGGCGGGAATACCGGTCTCAATACCGGTCAACTGGTTAATGCTACAGTTACCCAGCTGTCTATTGAGGCGAATGGTGTACGTGCTGAAGCCGGCGGGATTGCCGGACATTCGGAAGGACCGGCAGCTCCTGCTGACCGGGCGGGAATGAAGTCAGCTGTGCTGAATGTTCCCGGGTATGACCCGATGATTACGCTGACAGCCGTGGAATCCAAAGCGGGAGCAATCGTAGGGGCTGCGAAAACTACGGATATTAATAATCCGGAAGTGAACGCAGCGGATGACGCGCAGGCGTTCATTCAAGCGCAGGCAGCTAAACCGTCTGTCGGCGGCTTGGCGGGCACACTTGAGAACAGCGTTATCTACAGTGACAGCAAACTAGTGAATTTGGAAAATATGTTGATTCTGGTGGCGCCAGCCGCTACAGATGCCTATATTGGCGGTATTGTCGGCTACAATGATGCCTCCAAGCTTGACCGTCTGGTAGGTACAACGGTAAATCTGACGATTAATGCACCACGCGCTACTGCCGGGGGGGTTGCAGGGTACAATCACGGTAGTTCTTCAGGGATTATTGTGAACAGTTATATAAGTGCTCTGAATCTGAAGGCTAACGCCGGAGCGGTTTCATCTTATATCGGGGGGATTGTGGGCTTGAATGATGCCCAGACGATTGATCCTGTATTGAATCCGGCCACAGCGGTTAGTACGATTCAGAATACGCGTACACTCGGTACGGTATCCGCTGTTTCACCTACTTCAATCGTGGGCGGGATGGTCGGTGAGAACCGCACTCTGATTGCCAATAACAGCATTACTGATAAGATCACAGTAATCTCCAGAGGCAATTCTTCTATCATCGGCGGTTTGGCCGGGGTGAACACGGCAACAGGAACTCTCTATTATACGTATTCCAATGCCAACTTGACCATCGAGGGTGTAGGCACCCTGGGTGGCGGACTGGTAGGTGAGAATGCAGGGGCAGTTCTCGGCTCCTATGTAGATATCGACGTTACAGGCAATGCAACAGGAACAGCAAGCGGATCGGTCTACCTGGGCGGGCTGATCGGCAGAAACACAGCCGGTACGGTGGAGCAATCTTATACCTCCTCCAAGGTTACGGCAAACGGTGTATATACGAATGTCGGCGGTCTGGTCGGGGAACACTCCGGCGGTACCATCAAGAACTCTTATGTAGCCAAAAGTGTAGCAGCTGCCAAAGCCAATTCTTACGTTGGCGGCTTCATCGGCAGAATAACTAACGGTAAAGTGAACAATGTATACTCGGCGGCGCAAGTTACTGCTGGTTCGGGCGCTTATGCCGGCGGCTTCGCCGGACGGTATGACAATGCAAGCAAAGAGCTGCTCTACAAGTCTTATTACATTAAAGATGAAGCGCTCAACATCAACTCTGACCTGCCAGATTTCGCAGAGGGCAATCACCGCTGGCTGAATGTGCATGTGCGGCTGACTACGATCCTCTCCGAAACGCTGAAGGATAGAACGGTCTTCCCTGGCTTGTCAGGCTGGGACTTTGAAGGCGCGTGGAAATACGGCTCGCTAAACGCAGTTTACCAGTATCCTGAAGTAAACCGTGCAGCGAATACCGGTGGTGATATCGGTAATGATGTCAATGCCAATATCAACTGGTACATGAAGGATAAGGATGCTATCAGCTTCCAGATTACTACGGAAGCAGAGCTTGCCGGTCTGGCAGCGATTGTCAACGGCACGATTGCCGGTGCGGACAAATTCGACTTCACGGACAGAACGGTGACGATCATGAATCCGATCCATATCCAGTCCAAGCAGTGGGTTCCGATCGGCAACAAGGTAATCAATCCTTTTGAAGGAACCTTCGAAGGAAACAATCACTTGATCGATGGCTTAACCTTGCAGCCGGTGTACACTCATTCCGGATTGTTCGGAGTCATTGGTACGAAGGCGATCGTTCAGAATATCAATCTGGAGCCGCTCTCTGTTGCGGGCAACCAGTACACCGGAGTCCTTGCCGGGATGAACCTGGGTACAGTGAACAATGTGGACCTTAAGCTGCTTGGCGGCGTGAAGGTCAGCGGCGGAATTGTCGGGGGGATGATCGGCAGCAACTCAGGCAGTATCACCGGACTCCACCTTACGCTGGACGGCGGAAGCCGGATTGAGACGGTTGCTGACCACGGCGTTGCCGGTGGATTAATCGGTGAGAATACAGCAGATTTCACAACCGGGACTTATACCATTAAGGATATAGACGGAAGCACAGGCAGCGCTGCTGACCATGCGATTGTCGGCGGGCTTATCGGAGTCCAGACGGGTGATGTAACAGGTCTTGAGCATGAAGTGAATTCACGTTACCGGGTTTCGGCTACGGGAATGGAATCCACTGTCGGCGGACTCATTGGCCAATTCACCTCGGGCCAGGCGAAGGATATTACGCTGTCCTTCGCTGACGGAACGCTTGAAGCACGCGGACTCGGCTCGATTCTCGGCGGCATCATCGGCCAATCGGATGCCGGAAACAGCATCAGCAATATCACAGTGACAGGCTTCGGAAGCGGTGTGCAGTTGACCGCCAACGGTACTGCCGGTGGTGTTGTGGGCGTTAAAGAAGGCAAGCTGGGCGGAATGTTGGCCCGGTCCATTGACCCAGGAAACAGCTTTGACATTGAACATGCAGCAGTTGAAGGCGTGAAGCTGTCTACTGCGGGTGACAGCCTGAAGGCTGTTATCGGGGGGATTGCCGGATCGGCTGTCCATACGGCGATCCATGATGTCCGGTTCAATGCTTCTTTGCAGGCCGCAGGTGAAGCCATCACTGCCGGAGGTATCCTGGGAGAGAGTGTGAATTCTATCCTGTACCATGCGGATGCATCACCTGATCTTCAGGTTGCAGCGAAGAACGGCGATGCAGTAGTCGGCGGGATTGCCGGAATGGTCTCTGCGGATGATATCGACCAGGGCTTTGATTTCGGCAAAGCCTATCCGCTGTACAGCGGCATTTACATTGCCAAAGTTCAAAGCGGCAAGATAACGGTCACTGGAGCAGACAATAGTGCTGATCTCTATGTGGGCGGTGTGGCAGGCAAGAACGACAATGCCTCAATTTATAGTTCAGAGGTTGCTTCCGGGCTGAATGTAACCGGCGGCAACACGGTGAATGCAGGCGGAGTTGCTGGATACAGCAGCGGTATCATTGTAGATACCATCGTGAAGACCGGTCTGCATGCGGATACCAGCAGAGTGTATAATACCGGCGGGCTGGTCGGCTGGGGATCAGGCGGCGAAATTCATTACAGCAAGGTGATCGCCGGATCTGGACAAGCTTTGACGGTTGGCACAGCGTTAACACTGGGTCAATCTGTACCGGCGACACATGCCGGCGGGGTAATCGGTATGGGGGATACTGTAAAAATTACGTATACCCATACGGATATTCCGGTACAAATCACTGATACCAATCAGGACAATACCATCTATGCGGGCGGCTTTGCCGGACTTCTGGGTGATAACGGTACGCTTGCAGGACAAATTCAGAAATCCTATGCAGCAGGCAAGCAGAATGTCAGCGGCAGATTAGGCTCTTATGTCGGCGGCTTCGCAGGTTCAGTAGATCATTATTCGATTTCGGACTCTTATGCTTCCGGTGATATCAGCAATACCGGCTTCGACACACGTAGCGGCGGTTTCGCAGCAGCGGTGGAGAGAAGCGGCAGCATCAGCAATTCTTACGCATTGCAGAACAAGATTTCTACAGTCGGAGTGAAGTCTTCGACCCGTTCTTACAATGGTGGCTTTGCCGGATATAATGACGGGACTCTGACAGGCGTCTATGCCAATGTTCCGGAGATTTCCGTTAATGTAGCAGGCAATAACGTCTCTACAGGCGCACTGGTCGGCTATAACTTCCGGGACGGCAAAATTTCCGGTTCGTCGTATACGACAGGTACGCTGACGTCAGGACTGAAGGCTATAGGCCACAATGCAGGTGCGGCAGCTGGCGCTGTGAGTTCAGCAGCGGTTAATCCGCTCAGCTCAGGCACATGGATTATGGATTATGATACCTCCTTCCTGAACGATCTGACAGACGGAACAATCACGGTCCAGACTCCGCTGCAGCTCTCGGGTGCAGTCATGTTCTATAACGAGACAGGTCTGAATTATTACAAGCTGTTCAATAGAACAGCTGACGACAAACCGGAGCTGATAACCATCCTGCTTGGGGCGGACATTAATCTTGCCGGAAGCACTTGGACCGCTTTCGACAGCTTTAAGGGAGTATTTGACGGTCAAGGCCATACGATTAGCGGACTTTCACTGAATACCTCAGAGCAGCAGACAGCTGGATTCATTAAAGAAAACCACGGTCAGCTTCTGAATGTTAACTTTACCGGAGCGGAAATTTCCGGCGCAGTGAATTCCGGGATTGCTGCAGGGATCAATTACGCAGATGCAGTAATTCGCAAGGTTAACGTCAGTGGTTCTGTAGCTGGCAGTGCCACAGCAGGCGGAGCTGCAGGTGTGAATCAAGGACTCATTGAGAAGGCAGCTAATGACGGAGTTACTCTTTCGGGACAAGGCCGTAAAGGTGGAATTGCCGGACGCAACGCCGGATTGATTCACCAGGCAGTGTCCAAAGGCAATATTGATGTTACTGCCACACTGGCAACCGGCGGCATCGCCGGCGAGAACAGTGCGGAAGGCATAATTACCGAATCGATGTCCTATAGTGATATTCATGTGGCTTCAGCCCAGGCCATAGCCGGAGGAATCAGCGGTCTGAACGCGGGAGAGATCAAGAACAGCTATTCTGCCGGGACTATTTACGCAGAAGGAATGTCTACAGCATGGGCAGGCGGTATCGCCGGTCTGGCGGAGAGCGGAGCGATTACTTCTTCCCTGAATACCGGAGAAGTGAAAGCTGGAGTGAAAGGCAAAATCCTTCCGCTGCAGGCCTTCTTCGGAGGGATTGCCGGACAGAAGTCAGATCATGCAACCATCAGCCAATCCTTGTTCAACAGACAAATGCTGAAGAATAATATTGCGTTCTACAATCTGGCTGGTCAAGCAGTAGCTGGCAACAGCAGTAGTGCAATGGGGCTGCTTGGCACAGAACTGACCCGCAAGAATCTACCTGCTGGTCTGGATGCCGGAATCTGGACAGCACAGAACACATTCTATCCGGTACTTCTGGCCTTTAACGGAACAGACGAAGGAACTCTTGCTTCTGCGGCTGTAATACTGAACCCGCAGGATCTGATTAATCGTGTAGGTTCGGGATTCAGCTTGAGCGGCAGCGGAGCCCTGGTATGGAGTGCAGATCCGTCCAAGGCTGATGTGAACGGGGCTGCAGGAAGCTTGAAACAGGGGGGCAGTGCAGTACTGAAGGCAACAGCCGGAGGACAGAGCAGAAGCATTACAGTTAATGCGGCTGCACTGCAATACCCGGGCTCGGCAGTTGTACCAACTGCAACATCTGAGGATAAGAATTTCACCAGTGAAGTGAAGGTGGAACTTGCAACAGGCGAGCAGGGAGGAAGTATCTACTATACACTGGACGGTACGAATCCTACCGAAGCATCAATGCTGTACAACGGAGCTATCGTTCTTAAGAGCACTTCGACGGTTAAAGCTATCACTATTGTACCAGGCAAGGAATACAGTCCGGCTGCAACCTGGACCTGGACGCTTGTAGTACCTAATCCTGGACCTGGTTCTGGTCCAGGCTCCGGGGGTCCTGGACCTGTTGTTCCGGCTCCGAGTCCAACACCTAAGCCAGCAACCCCAGTGATTACGGCTATTGCAGGCGGATCGACAGTGAATGGAGACAGTGAAGCTCCAGTCAAAATCACCAAGAACAGCAAGCTGAAGCTTACAGCTCCAGAAGGGCAGACGATCTACTATACAACGGACGGAAGCACACCGACATTAAACAGCATGAAATACACCGGTGAGCTGTTGATTACCAAGACCATGACGATCAAAGCGACCACAGATAAGGACGATACTGTCACTACCATCGAGTATGTGGTGGAGAATGCCAAGTACAGCCTGAAGAGCAATGCTGGAGAAATTAAGTACATTGCTGCTTATCCGAATGGGTTGTTTATGCCAAATGCAGCCATTACCAGATATGAGCTGATCCAATCCCTTGCTCCGCTGCTGGATATGGAAGAGGTGAATGTAGGAAACCTGTTCAATGATGTAAGTGCAGGCAACGAGGCTTTGACCGGATTCTTCGCTTCGGCAGGAATTATTGAAGGTTATCCGGACGGCGGCTTCGGCGGAGCGAAGGGCTTGACGCGAGCCGAGTTCTCCAAGATCATGACTACAGTGCTGAAGCTGGACGTTACAGATACCGGAGTTACGAAGCAGTCGGATCTGAAGGGCCACTGGTCAGAGAATTATGTGAATGCCCTGTCCAAAGCAGGTTATGTACAAGGCTTCCCTGACGGCACATTTAAACCGGGATCACCGATTACCCGTGCTCAGGCTGTAGTGCTGATCAACCGGATTGCCGGTACGAAGAAGTTGACTGTAACAGCAGTACGCTTCAAGGATCTTCAGGCAACCCACTGGGCTTACAAAGATATCATGTCGGTTGTGCAATAA
- a CDS encoding S1 family peptidase, producing MKSKLLAVSLIFSLISAVLFYSGTTSADTPSVYNAEQSYGIANEAMFYLRVLKSDGTASSTGTGIILSPAGTAATAYHVVKGAERMEGVMADGSIISPIKVTKFDELKDVAVLELPSPAAMKQKGNAYAYLPLRKDVLKHGEAVFALGYPLKNTAIITEGIVNTPAAAINGRSRILTSAQVASGMSGGPLLDTHGQLAGIISGSLRTMNNIHLVVNMEDLRSLLPATFK from the coding sequence ATGAAATCAAAACTGCTTGCCGTAAGCCTGATCTTCTCATTGATCTCGGCAGTGCTCTTCTATTCAGGCACTACGAGCGCCGATACACCAAGTGTGTATAACGCTGAACAGAGCTACGGAATTGCGAATGAAGCCATGTTCTATCTGCGGGTACTCAAAAGTGACGGCACCGCAAGTTCCACGGGGACAGGAATTATCCTGTCTCCGGCCGGAACAGCGGCAACGGCGTATCACGTGGTCAAAGGTGCGGAGCGGATGGAAGGGGTGATGGCGGATGGTAGTATTATCAGTCCGATCAAAGTCACGAAATTCGATGAGCTTAAGGATGTGGCTGTTCTTGAATTGCCAAGTCCTGCTGCTATGAAGCAGAAGGGCAATGCGTATGCTTATCTTCCGCTGCGTAAGGACGTCCTGAAGCATGGAGAAGCTGTATTCGCACTGGGCTATCCGCTTAAGAATACAGCGATTATCACCGAGGGGATTGTCAACACGCCTGCTGCGGCGATCAATGGAAGAAGCCGGATTCTGACTTCGGCCCAGGTGGCAAGCGGGATGTCCGGAGGACCACTGCTGGATACGCATGGCCAGCTTGCCGGAATTATCTCCGGTTCGCTGCGGACCATGAACAACATTCATCTGGTTGTAAATATGGAGGATCTGCGCAGCCTGCTGCCGGCAACCTTCAAGTAG
- a CDS encoding LytR/AlgR family response regulator transcription factor, whose product MIKAFLLDMNQKDLYKLSSMLQHTGKVNVIGMSAYPENVVDKIVLLQPDVLFLDLQLPGQQGIIVAERVKKKLPDIQIVIVTESKQHALWAFDQDIVDYMLKPLEEVRLGQSLERLHKGS is encoded by the coding sequence GTGATTAAGGCATTTCTGCTGGATATGAACCAGAAGGATCTTTATAAGCTGTCTTCCATGCTGCAGCATACAGGTAAAGTGAATGTAATTGGCATGTCAGCCTATCCCGAGAACGTCGTGGACAAAATTGTTCTGCTGCAGCCGGATGTGCTGTTTCTGGATCTTCAGCTGCCCGGCCAGCAAGGAATAATTGTAGCCGAACGGGTAAAAAAGAAGCTGCCTGATATTCAAATTGTGATTGTCACCGAGAGCAAACAGCATGCCCTATGGGCCTTCGACCAAGACATTGTGGATTATATGCTGAAGCCGCTGGAGGAGGTCCGGCTGGGCCAGTCACTCGAGCGGCTGCATAAGGGAAGCTGA
- a CDS encoding MalY/PatB family protein, with translation MKYDFNRIIDRRNTRSYKWDQSEKLFGDKEILPLWVADMDFESPPAVKEAILRRVQEGVYGYSVTSDSYKEAIAGWYRSRHNWEIQKEWITDSPGIVTSLSLSVELFSQPGDQVILQSPVYYPFYDVIRMNDRKVAINPLKLEEGHYVMDYIQLEELMAGGAKLLLLCSPHNPGGRVWEREELLRLGELCLRYGVTVISDEIHCDMAMPGYKHIPFASLSPELSDITLTTLAATKTFNLPGLQTSYIVTSNPELKRKFDYKLKALSLHMSAFFTPEAVEAAYNEGGEWLDELVQHVSGNAGYAISYLAEHLPQVKPMKPEATYLLWIDCRALGLDADGLKKLMYREAKVAFNEGSVFGTEGQGHLRINLACPRSILAEALERFTQAAAPYVQQ, from the coding sequence TTGAAGTACGATTTTAACCGTATCATTGACCGCCGCAATACCCGCTCATACAAATGGGACCAGTCCGAGAAGCTGTTCGGAGACAAGGAGATTCTTCCGCTTTGGGTCGCGGATATGGACTTTGAGAGCCCTCCTGCCGTGAAGGAAGCGATTCTGCGCCGTGTACAGGAAGGGGTGTACGGCTATAGTGTGACGAGTGACTCCTACAAGGAGGCGATTGCCGGGTGGTACCGCAGCCGTCATAACTGGGAGATTCAGAAGGAATGGATTACCGATTCCCCGGGAATTGTGACCTCGCTCAGCCTGTCCGTAGAGCTGTTCAGCCAGCCGGGAGATCAGGTGATTCTGCAGTCGCCGGTCTACTATCCTTTCTATGATGTGATCCGGATGAATGACCGCAAGGTGGCGATCAACCCGCTGAAGCTCGAAGAAGGCCATTATGTTATGGATTATATCCAGCTAGAAGAGCTGATGGCCGGCGGCGCCAAGCTGCTGCTGCTGTGCAGTCCGCATAATCCTGGCGGCAGAGTGTGGGAGCGGGAAGAGCTGCTGCGTCTTGGGGAGCTGTGCCTGCGGTATGGTGTGACGGTAATTTCGGATGAGATTCACTGCGATATGGCGATGCCGGGTTACAAGCATATCCCGTTTGCTTCCCTGTCACCGGAGCTGTCGGATATTACACTGACTACACTGGCTGCGACCAAGACCTTCAATCTGCCGGGCCTGCAAACCTCGTATATCGTAACCTCGAACCCGGAGCTGAAACGTAAATTTGACTATAAGCTCAAGGCACTCAGCCTGCATATGTCGGCATTCTTCACGCCGGAGGCGGTTGAGGCGGCTTACAATGAAGGCGGAGAATGGCTGGATGAGCTGGTGCAGCATGTCAGCGGCAATGCCGGGTATGCCATCAGCTACCTCGCAGAGCATCTGCCGCAGGTGAAGCCGATGAAGCCTGAAGCCACCTATCTGCTGTGGATCGATTGCCGGGCCCTGGGGCTGGATGCGGACGGACTTAAGAAGCTGATGTACCGTGAGGCCAAGGTGGCTTTTAATGAAGGCTCTGTCTTCGGAACGGAAGGCCAAGGCCATCTGCGTATTAATCTGGCCTGTCCGCGTTCCATTCTTGCCGAAGCGCTGGAGCGGTTCACTCAGGCTGCTGCTCCATATGTTCAGCAATAA